Proteins encoded by one window of uncultured Celeribacter sp.:
- a CDS encoding ABC transporter permease, translated as MTVVVTRPLAALGAMVLAALASVGRVALFALSAFRHIITPPFYGREFLHALMTVGYLSLPVVGLTAIFTGGALALQIYAGGSRFSAEQVVPQIVALGVVRELGPVMVGLMMAARVTSSIAAEIATMKVTEQIDALVTLSTDPMKYLTAPRVFAGLVTVPLLVAVGDTIGVFGGWFVSTQSLGFNPATYLKNTIDFLEASDIISSLVKGAAFGVIATLMGCYFGMNSGRGAQGVGRATKSSVVAAAVLILAANFLLTQAFFST; from the coding sequence ATGACCGTGGTTGTGACCCGCCCTCTGGCCGCGCTCGGAGCAATGGTGCTGGCCGCTTTGGCCAGCGTCGGGCGGGTGGCCTTGTTTGCGCTTTCGGCCTTTCGCCACATCATCACGCCACCGTTTTACGGCCGCGAATTCCTGCATGCTTTGATGACCGTGGGCTATCTGTCGCTCCCCGTTGTGGGGCTGACCGCGATTTTCACCGGCGGCGCTTTGGCGTTGCAAATCTATGCCGGTGGTTCGCGCTTCTCCGCCGAACAGGTCGTGCCGCAGATCGTCGCCTTGGGGGTCGTGCGCGAGCTTGGTCCCGTCATGGTCGGCCTGATGATGGCCGCGCGCGTGACCTCGTCGATTGCCGCCGAGATTGCCACGATGAAGGTTACGGAACAGATCGACGCATTGGTCACACTCTCGACCGATCCGATGAAATATCTCACCGCGCCGCGCGTCTTTGCCGGTCTCGTCACCGTGCCTTTGCTCGTGGCCGTGGGCGACACGATTGGCGTCTTCGGCGGTTGGTTCGTCTCGACGCAATCGCTGGGGTTCAACCCCGCGACCTACCTCAAGAACACCATCGACTTTCTCGAGGCCTCTGACATCATTTCCTCGCTCGTGAAGGGCGCGGCCTTTGGCGTGATCGCGACGCTGATGGGGTGCTATTTCGGCATGAACTCGGGCCGGGGCGCACAGGGTGTGGGGCGTGCGACGAAATCCTCCGTGGTGGCCGCAGCCGTCTTGATCCTCGCGGCCAACTTCCTTTTGACACAGGCGTTTTTCAGCACATGA
- the alr gene encoding alanine racemase gives MGTSVLQIDLGALADNWRALDKLSSDAVETAAVVKADAYGLGVAKAARALMKAGVKKFFVAAAEEGVTLRQAVGPTPWIGVFSGHMAGDTDMIGDMNLVPMLNSLDQITRHFEALPGAPFGIQLDTGMNRLGLEPAEWDAVKTLVLKAKPDLIMSHLACSDEPDHPMNAQQLAAFRAMTDGVKVPRALSATGGLLLGPDYHFDLVRPGIGLYGGFPYEDGKPVVKLECPVIQTRDVMPGETVGYSNSWTADVPSRIATVSAGYADGITRLISNKAVLFDGATPCPLVGRVSMDLITVDITHLDHVPRALDLLCAHQTPDDLATIGQTIGYEILTSLGARYQRRYIG, from the coding sequence ATGGGTACTTCAGTTCTACAAATCGATCTCGGGGCACTGGCCGACAATTGGCGCGCCCTCGACAAGCTCTCCTCTGACGCGGTGGAAACCGCCGCCGTCGTGAAGGCCGACGCCTATGGTCTTGGCGTGGCCAAAGCCGCGCGCGCGCTGATGAAAGCTGGCGTGAAAAAGTTTTTCGTGGCCGCCGCCGAGGAAGGCGTGACCCTGCGTCAGGCCGTCGGTCCGACGCCGTGGATCGGCGTTTTCTCTGGCCACATGGCGGGCGACACCGACATGATCGGCGACATGAATCTGGTGCCGATGCTCAATTCGCTCGACCAGATCACCCGCCATTTCGAGGCCCTGCCCGGCGCGCCTTTTGGCATTCAGCTTGACACCGGGATGAACCGTCTCGGCCTTGAGCCCGCCGAATGGGACGCCGTTAAAACGCTGGTTCTCAAAGCAAAACCCGACCTGATCATGAGCCACCTGGCCTGTTCCGACGAACCGGATCACCCGATGAATGCCCAGCAACTGGCGGCGTTTCGCGCGATGACCGACGGGGTCAAAGTGCCTCGTGCGTTGTCCGCGACCGGCGGATTGTTACTTGGGCCCGACTACCATTTCGACCTCGTGCGCCCCGGCATCGGGCTTTACGGTGGCTTCCCTTATGAAGACGGAAAACCGGTCGTGAAACTCGAATGCCCGGTGATCCAGACCCGCGATGTGATGCCCGGCGAAACCGTCGGCTATTCCAACAGCTGGACCGCCGACGTGCCCTCGCGCATCGCCACCGTTTCGGCGGGCTATGCCGACGGCATCACGCGGCTGATTTCCAACAAGGCGGTGCTGTTCGACGGTGCGACCCCCTGCCCCCTCGTGGGCCGCGTCTCGATGGACCTGATCACCGTGGACATCACTCATCTGGATCATGTGCCGCGCGCGCTTGATCTCTTGTGTGCCCATCAGACGCCGGACGATCTCGCCACCATTGGTCAGACCATCGGCTATGAAATCCTCACCTCTCTGGGTGCACGGTATCAGCGCCGGTATATCGGATGA
- a CDS encoding replicative DNA helicase, with translation MSEIAKLDSHRGEHAADTDAISGGDKSGDKTSVITSYAGAVPHNIEAEQQLLGALLTNNDVFDKIVSIIAPEHFFDPVHKDIFEKASERISKNMLASPVTLKAYMEDHVGLQELGGPAYLARLAASAISTYAVRDYAQLIYDLFLRRQLIELGNEIAGSAASGSDVRDPSEQIVAAEQRLYSLAEQGKGETGFTSFLSAVTQAVLNANAAYERGGGMAGIETKLIDLDKKMGGLHPSDLIILAGRPSMGKTSLATNIAFNIAKAYKKGQLPDGRQGAVEGGVVGFYSLEMSAEQLAARILAEASEISSHKIRQGDMTEEEFRRFVDAAKTLESCPLYIDDTPSIPISQLAARARRLQRTHGLDLLIVDYLQLVRGTSRTEGNRVQEIGEISMGLKAIAKELHIPVIALSQLSRTVESRDDKRPQLSDLRESGSIEQDADVVMFVYRGEYYKEREKPDDDNLEAMEKWMADMERLHAKAEVILGKQRHGPIGTVELSFEAEFTRFGNLAADRYNNYDYE, from the coding sequence ATGAGTGAAATCGCCAAACTCGACAGCCACCGCGGGGAACACGCCGCAGACACAGATGCGATATCCGGTGGGGATAAAAGCGGCGACAAAACCTCTGTGATCACCTCTTACGCGGGCGCCGTGCCGCATAATATCGAGGCGGAACAACAGCTTCTGGGTGCGCTTCTGACCAATAACGATGTCTTCGACAAGATCGTGTCGATCATCGCGCCGGAGCATTTCTTTGATCCGGTCCACAAGGATATTTTCGAGAAAGCCTCCGAGCGGATTTCGAAAAACATGCTCGCCTCGCCGGTGACGCTCAAAGCCTATATGGAGGACCACGTCGGCCTTCAGGAGTTGGGCGGTCCGGCTTATCTCGCGCGTCTGGCGGCGTCGGCGATCTCGACCTATGCGGTGCGCGACTATGCGCAGTTGATCTACGACCTGTTCCTGCGCCGTCAACTTATTGAGCTGGGCAATGAGATCGCAGGTTCTGCCGCCTCCGGGTCAGATGTGCGCGACCCGAGCGAACAGATCGTCGCCGCCGAACAGCGCCTCTATAGCCTCGCCGAACAGGGCAAGGGAGAGACAGGGTTTACCTCGTTCCTCTCCGCCGTCACCCAGGCCGTTTTGAACGCCAATGCCGCCTATGAGCGTGGCGGCGGCATGGCTGGGATCGAGACGAAACTCATTGATCTCGATAAGAAAATGGGGGGCCTGCACCCGTCTGACTTGATCATTCTCGCAGGGCGTCCCTCGATGGGGAAGACCTCGCTGGCGACCAACATCGCCTTCAACATTGCGAAAGCTTACAAAAAGGGCCAGCTTCCCGACGGTCGCCAAGGGGCCGTCGAGGGCGGTGTCGTCGGCTTCTACTCGCTCGAGATGAGCGCCGAACAGTTGGCGGCGCGGATTCTGGCCGAGGCCTCCGAGATTTCCTCGCACAAGATCCGCCAAGGTGACATGACCGAGGAGGAATTCCGTCGCTTTGTCGATGCCGCCAAGACGCTGGAAAGCTGTCCGCTTTATATCGACGACACGCCCTCGATCCCGATCTCGCAGCTTGCGGCGCGTGCCCGGCGGTTGCAGCGGACCCATGGGCTCGATCTTTTGATCGTCGACTATCTCCAGCTTGTGCGCGGCACCTCGCGAACCGAGGGCAACCGGGTGCAGGAAATCGGCGAGATTTCCATGGGCCTCAAAGCCATCGCCAAAGAGCTTCACATCCCGGTGATCGCTCTGTCGCAGCTCTCGCGGACAGTGGAGTCCCGCGACGACAAACGCCCGCAGCTCTCGGATTTGCGGGAATCCGGCTCCATCGAACAGGACGCCGACGTGGTGATGTTCGTGTACCGTGGCGAATATTATAAAGAGCGCGAAAAGCCCGATGACGACAACCTCGAGGCGATGGAAAAATGGATGGCCGATATGGAGCGCCTGCACGCCAAGGCCGAGGTCATCCTCGGCAAACAGCGTCACGGTCCGATCGGCACGGTCGAATTGAGTTTTGAGGCGGAGTTCACCCGCTTTGGCAACCTCGCCGCCGACCGCTACAACAATTACGATTACGAATAA
- a CDS encoding orotate phosphoribosyltransferase yields MIPSSFPDETEIARLTARMLLEIGAVNFRPEDPYILASGLPSPTYIDCRKLISYPRIRATLMDFMAVQIMRQAGFEAFDNIAGGETAGIPFAAMVAERLGLPMSYVRKKPKGYGRNARIEGAMTEGERVLLVEDLTTDGGSKLSFVDAIRETGASCGWTAVIFYYGIFPETEKMLGDHGVKLISLCTWWDVLAEAKKQKIFDAGTLAEVEHFLGAPRAWQEKHKKD; encoded by the coding sequence ATGATCCCTTCGTCCTTCCCCGATGAGACCGAAATCGCCCGGCTGACGGCGCGCATGCTGTTGGAAATCGGCGCGGTGAATTTCCGCCCCGAGGACCCGTATATCCTCGCCTCCGGCCTGCCCTCGCCGACCTATATCGATTGTCGCAAGCTGATCTCCTACCCGCGCATCCGCGCGACGCTGATGGATTTCATGGCGGTGCAGATCATGCGTCAGGCCGGTTTCGAGGCCTTCGACAACATCGCCGGCGGCGAAACCGCAGGCATTCCCTTTGCCGCCATGGTGGCCGAACGCCTTGGCCTGCCGATGTCTTATGTGCGCAAGAAACCCAAAGGCTACGGTCGTAACGCCCGGATCGAAGGTGCGATGACCGAGGGCGAGCGCGTGTTGCTGGTCGAGGATCTGACCACCGATGGCGGCTCGAAACTCTCCTTTGTCGATGCGATCCGCGAAACGGGCGCGAGCTGTGGCTGGACGGCGGTGATTTTCTACTACGGCATCTTCCCGGAGACAGAAAAGATGCTGGGCGATCACGGGGTGAAGCTCATAAGCCTCTGTACCTGGTGGGACGTTCTGGCCGAGGCGAAGAAACAGAAAATCTTCGACGCGGGCACGCTGGCCGAGGTCGAACATTTCTTGGGCGCGCCACGGGCCTGGCAGGAAAAGCATAAGAAAGACTGA
- the pyrC gene encoding dihydroorotase: protein MTETLTIRRPDDWHLHLRDGAMLEAVLPETTRHFARAIVMPNLVPPVVTMDDASAYRERILKANPRKGQFDPLMTLYLTEQTDPDDVALAHASGLVKAVKLYPAGATTNSASGVTHFDKVRPVLEKMAEIGLPLCVHGEVVHGDVDIFDREKVFIDTVLDPIRTSTPGLKVVMEHITTKEGMEYAREGGANLGATITTHHLVINRNHMLVGGIKPHYYCLPVAKRETHRLALVEAATSGDPSYFLGTDSAPHLDGDKESACGCAGCFTATNTMSILAEVFEREGALDKLEAFTSMNGPNFYGLPLNEATITLRKGTPVQYPAKIDTPNGPVTVFDPQMPLHWSVEA, encoded by the coding sequence ATGACCGAGACTCTCACCATCCGCCGCCCCGACGACTGGCACCTGCATCTGCGCGACGGCGCGATGTTGGAGGCCGTCCTGCCCGAAACCACGCGCCATTTCGCCCGCGCCATCGTGATGCCGAACCTCGTGCCGCCGGTGGTCACCATGGATGACGCAAGCGCCTACCGCGAACGCATCCTCAAGGCGAACCCGCGCAAGGGCCAGTTCGACCCGCTGATGACGCTCTATCTCACCGAACAGACCGACCCGGACGATGTGGCTCTGGCCCATGCCTCAGGTCTGGTGAAAGCCGTGAAACTCTATCCGGCGGGGGCCACGACCAACTCCGCCTCTGGTGTCACGCATTTCGATAAGGTGCGGCCTGTGTTGGAAAAAATGGCCGAGATTGGCCTGCCGCTTTGCGTTCACGGCGAGGTGGTGCATGGCGATGTGGATATTTTCGACCGCGAGAAAGTCTTCATCGACACGGTGCTGGACCCGATCCGCACCTCGACCCCCGGCCTCAAAGTGGTAATGGAGCATATCACCACGAAAGAGGGCATGGAGTATGCCCGCGAAGGCGGCGCAAACCTTGGCGCGACGATCACGACGCACCATCTGGTGATCAACCGCAACCACATGCTCGTGGGCGGGATCAAGCCGCATTACTACTGCCTGCCGGTGGCAAAACGCGAAACCCATCGTCTGGCGCTGGTGGAGGCCGCGACCTCGGGCGATCCGAGCTATTTTCTGGGCACCGACAGCGCACCGCACCTCGATGGCGACAAGGAAAGTGCCTGTGGCTGTGCCGGATGTTTCACCGCGACCAACACCATGTCGATCCTCGCCGAGGTGTTCGAACGCGAAGGCGCGCTGGACAAGCTGGAGGCCTTCACCTCGATGAACGGGCCGAATTTCTACGGGCTGCCGCTCAACGAGGCGACAATCACGCTGCGCAAGGGCACGCCCGTGCAATATCCCGCGAAAATCGACACCCCCAACGGGCCGGTGACGGTGTTCGATCCGCAAATGCCGCTCCACTGGAGCGTGGAAGCGTAG
- a CDS encoding urease accessory protein UreD, whose translation MLDTRRTDETLQAAATPVATQVKHPVMQRVRGRAHVVMGPKGLRDLHQSGSAKAMMPKVHSAVPEVVFLNTSGGLTAGDRLDYRLEVESGGRLIGTTQTAERAYASVEGGADAEVSVSLVAGAGASLEWLPQETILFEKSRLSRRTSAEIAGDARFLFVESLVLGRAAMGEVIETLHLTDRRDIRRAGRLEFLEPLEIDAELLATRDHAATLGGARAIASIGLFAQGAEAQAELIKQITQDGVTAGVSGWNGKLVIRAMAGDGYPLRRYVAQVLKTIRQADLPRVWQM comes from the coding sequence ATGCTGGATACGCGGCGCACAGATGAGACTTTGCAGGCGGCGGCGACGCCCGTCGCGACGCAGGTCAAGCATCCTGTGATGCAGCGGGTTCGGGGCCGTGCCCATGTGGTGATGGGGCCGAAAGGTCTGCGCGATCTGCATCAATCCGGCTCCGCGAAAGCGATGATGCCAAAGGTGCATTCCGCCGTGCCCGAAGTGGTTTTTCTCAATACATCCGGGGGCTTGACCGCAGGAGACCGGCTGGACTACCGGCTTGAGGTTGAAAGTGGCGGGCGCCTCATCGGCACCACGCAAACCGCCGAACGGGCTTATGCTTCGGTTGAGGGCGGCGCCGATGCGGAGGTGTCTGTGTCCTTGGTTGCGGGGGCGGGGGCGTCTTTGGAGTGGTTGCCCCAGGAAACCATTCTGTTCGAAAAATCCCGCCTCTCGCGCCGGACATCTGCGGAGATCGCGGGCGACGCGCGGTTTCTTTTTGTCGAGAGCCTTGTCTTGGGCCGGGCCGCCATGGGCGAGGTGATCGAGACACTGCATCTGACGGATCGCCGCGACATTCGCCGCGCCGGGCGGCTGGAATTCCTTGAGCCATTGGAAATCGACGCCGAGCTTTTGGCGACCCGCGACCATGCCGCCACGCTTGGCGGTGCGCGCGCCATTGCCAGCATCGGGCTCTTTGCTCAAGGTGCGGAGGCGCAGGCCGAGCTGATCAAGCAGATCACCCAAGACGGCGTGACGGCGGGGGTCTCCGGCTGGAACGGTAAGCTTGTGATCCGGGCGATGGCCGGGGATGGCTATCCATTGCGCCGCTATGTGGCGCAGGTTTTGAAGACGATCAGACAGGCGGATCTGCCGCGGGTCTGGCAAATGTGA
- a CDS encoding urease subunit gamma, with protein sequence MNLTPREKDKLLVSLAAMVARGRLERGVKLNHPEAIALITDFVVEGARDGKMVSELMQTAAHVVTKDMCMDGIAEMIHEVQVEATFPDGTKLVTVHHPIR encoded by the coding sequence ATGAACCTGACGCCCAGGGAAAAGGACAAGCTTTTGGTTTCGCTCGCCGCCATGGTGGCGCGGGGCCGGTTGGAGCGTGGTGTGAAACTGAACCACCCGGAGGCGATCGCGCTGATCACCGATTTCGTGGTCGAGGGCGCGCGGGATGGCAAAATGGTGTCCGAGCTGATGCAAACGGCGGCGCATGTGGTGACAAAAGACATGTGCATGGACGGGATCGCGGAGATGATCCACGAGGTGCAGGTCGAAGCGACCTTTCCCGATGGCACCAAGCTTGTCACCGTTCACCATCCGATCCGGTAA
- a CDS encoding urease subunit beta yields MIPGEYFIQEGEIELNAGAEVTTLTVSNTGDRPVQVGSHYHFYETNVGLDFDRDAAKGKRLDIAAGTAVRFEPGQTREVELVPLSGAREVYGFNQKVMGQL; encoded by the coding sequence ATGATTCCCGGAGAGTACTTTATTCAAGAGGGCGAGATCGAGTTGAACGCAGGCGCTGAGGTGACGACGCTGACCGTGTCCAACACCGGCGACCGCCCGGTGCAGGTCGGCTCGCATTATCATTTCTACGAGACCAACGTAGGGCTGGACTTCGACCGTGACGCGGCGAAGGGCAAGCGGCTCGATATCGCCGCGGGGACAGCGGTACGGTTCGAACCGGGGCAGACGCGCGAAGTTGAGCTTGTGCCTTTGTCTGGCGCGCGTGAGGTTTACGGCTTCAATCAGAAAGTGATGGGTCAGCTTTGA